A region of Pan troglodytes isolate AG18354 chromosome 23, NHGRI_mPanTro3-v2.0_pri, whole genome shotgun sequence DNA encodes the following proteins:
- the SMTN gene encoding smoothelin isoform X7 has translation MNDVEELTALLRSAGEYEERKLIRAAIRRVRAQEIEAATLAGRLYSGRPNSGSREDSKGLAAHRLEQCEVPEREEQEQQAEVSKPTPTPEGINQDVTTVTLLLRAPPGSTSSSPASPSSSPTPASPEPPLEPAEAQCLTAEVPGSPEPPPSPPKTTSPEPQESSTLPSTEGQVVNKLLSGPKETPAAQSTTRGPSDTKRADVAGPRPCQRSLSVLSPRQPAQNRESTPLASGPSSFQRAGSVRDRVHKFTSDSPMAARLQDGTPRAALSPLTPARLLGPSLTSTTPASSSSGSSSRGPSDTSSRFSKEQQGVAQPLAQLRSCPQEEGPRGRGLAARPLENRAGGPVARSEEPGALLPVAVGTAEPGGSMKTTFTIEIKDGRGQASTGRVLLPTGNQRAELTLGLRAPPTLLSTSSGGKSTITRVNSPGTLARLGSVTHVTSFSHAPPSSRGGCSIKMEPEPAEPLAAAVEAANGAEQTQVNKAPEGRCPLSAEELMTIEDEGVLDKMLDQSTDFEERKLIRAALRELRQRKRDQRDKERERRLQEARGRPGEGRGNTATETTTRHSQRAADGSAVSTVTKTERLVHSNDGTRTARTTTVESSFVRRSENGSGSTMMQTKTFSSSSSSKKMGSIFDREDQASPRAGSLAALEKRQAEKKKELMKAQSLPKTSASQARKAMIEKLEKEGAAGSPGGPRAAVQRSTSFGVPNANSIKQMLLDWCRAKTRGYEHVDIQNFSSSWSDGMAFCALVHNFFPEAFDYGQLSPQNRRQNFEVAFSSAEMLVDCVPLVEVDDMMIMGKKPDPKCVFTYVQSLYNHLRRHELRLRGKNV, from the exons ATGAACGATGTGGAGGAATTGACTGCACTG TTGCGAAGCGCTGGTGAGTATGAGGAGCGCAAGCTGATCCGAGCTGCCATCCGCCGTGTACGGGCTCAGGAGATTGAGG CTGCCACCTTGGCTGGGAGGTTGTACAGCGGGCGTCCCAACAGTGGCTCAAGAGAGGACAGCAAGGGGCTAGCGGCACACAGGCTGGAACAGTGTGAG GTGCCAGAGCGAGAGGAACAGGAACAGCAGGCAGAGGTTTCAAAGCCAACCCCCACCCCTGAAGGCATCAACCAGGATGTGACCACAGTGACACTCCTGCTGCGAGCCCCACCTGGGAGCACATCCAGCTCACCTGCCTCACCCAGCAGTTCACCCACCCCTGCCTCTCCTGAGCCTCCATTGGAGCCTGCCGAGGCCCAGTGCCTTACAGCTGAGGTTCCAGGCAGCCCAGAGCCACCCCCCAGCCCACCCAAGACCACCAGCCCTGAGCCTCAGGAGTCTTCAACGCTCCCCAGCACTGAGGGCCAGGTGGTCAACAAG CTTCTGTCTGGCCCCAAAGAGACCCCTGCTGCCCAGAGCACCACCAGAGGCCCCTCTGACACCAAGAGAGCAG ACGTGGCTGGACCCCGACCCTGCCAACGCTCCCTGTCGGTGCTCAGCCCCCGCCAACCAGCCCAGAACCGAG AGTCCACCCCCCTTGCCAGCGGACCTTCCTCATTCCAGCGGGCTGGCTCTGTGCGGGATCGTGTCCACAAGTTCACATCTGATTCTCCTATGGCTGCTAGGCTCCAGGATGGCACACCCCGGGCTGCCCTAAGTCCCCTGACCCCCGCAAGGCTCCTGGGCCCCTCCCTCACCAGCaccacccctgcctcctcctccagcgGCTCCTCCTCTCGGGGCCCCAGTGATACCTCCTCCCGGTTCAGCAAGGAGCAACAAGGAGTAGCCCAGCCCCTGGCCCAGCTTCGAAGCTGCCCCCAGGAGGAGGGCCCCAGGGGGCGGGGCTTGGCTGCTAGGCCCCTTGAAAACAGAGCAGGGGGGCCTGTGGCACGTTCAGAGGAGCCTGGTGCCCTGCTGCCCGTGGCCGTCGGCACTGCCGAGCCAGGGGGCAGTATGAAGACCACATTCACCATCGAGATCAAGGACGGCCGTGGCCAGGCCTCCACAGGCCGGGTGCTGCTGCCCACAGGCAACCAGAGGGCAG AACTGACACTGGGGCTGCGGGCGCCCCCGACCTTACTCAGCACCAGTAGTGGGGGCAAGAGCACCATCACCCGTGTCAACAGCCCTGGGACCCTGGCTCGGCTGGGCAGTGTCACTCATGTCACCAGCTTCAGCCATGCCCCCCCCAGTAGCCGAGGAGGCTGCAGCATCAAG ATGGAACCAGAGCCAGCAGAGCCTCTCGCTGCAGCAGTGGAAGCGGCCAATGGGGCTGAGCAGACCCAAGTGAACAAAGCACCAGAAGGGCGGTGCCCTCTGAGCGCTGAGGAGCTGATGACTATTGAGGATGAAGGAGTCTTGGACAAGATG CTGGATCAGAGCACGGACTTTGAAGAGCGGAAGCTCATCCGGGCTGCACTTCGTGAGCTCCGACAAAGGAAGAGAG ACCAGCGGGACAAGGAGCGGGAACGGCGGCTGCAGGAGGCACGGGGCCGGCCAGGGGAGGGGCGCGGCAACACAGCCACTGAGACCACCACGAGGCACAGCCAGCGGGCAGCTGATGGCTCTGCTGTCAGCACTGTTACCAAGACTGAGCGGCTCGTCCACTCCA ATGATGGCACACGGACGGCCCGCACCACCACAGTGGAGTCGAGTTTCGTGAGGCGCTCGGAGA atggcagtggcAGCACCATGATGCAAACCAAgaccttctcctcttcctcctcatccaAGAAGATGGGCAG CATCTTCGACCGCGAGGACCAGGCCAGCCCACGGGCCGGCAGCCTGGCGGCGCTCGAGAAACGGCAGGCCGAGAAGAAGAAAGAGCTGATGAAGGCGCAGAGTCTGCCCaagacctcagcctcccaggcgcGCAAGGCCATGATTGAGAAGCTGGAGAAGGAGGGCGCGGCCGG CAGCCCTGGCGGACCCCGCGCAGCCGTGCAGCGATCCACCAGCTTCGGGGTCCCCAACGCCAACAGCATCAAGCAGATGCTGCTGGACTGGTGCCGAGCCAAGACTCGCGGCTACGAG CACGTCGACATCCAGAACTTCTCCTCCAGCTGGAGTGATGGGATGGCCTTCTGTGCCCTGGTGCATAACTTCTTCCCTGAGGCCTTCGACTATGGGCAGCTTAGCCCTCAGAACCGACGCCAGAACTTCGAGGTGGCCTTCTCATCTGCGGA GATGCTGGTGGACTGTGTGCCCCTGGTGGAGGTGGACGACATGATGATCATGGGCAAGAAGCCTGACCCCAAGTGTGTCTTCACCTATGTGCAGTCGCTCTACAACCACCTGCGACGCCACGAACTGCGCCTGCGCGGCAAGAATGTCTAG
- the SMTN gene encoding smoothelin isoform X10, which translates to MNDVEELTALLRSAGEYEERKLIRAAIRRVRAQEIEAATLAGRLYSGRPNSGSREDSKGLAAHRLEQCEVPEREEQEQQAEVSKPTPTPEGINQDVTTVTLLLRAPPGSTSSSPASPSSSPTPASPEPPLEPAEAQCLTAEVPGSPEPPPSPPKTTSPEPQESSTLPSTEGQVVNKLLSGPKETPAAQSTTRGPSDTKRADVAGPRPCQRSLSVLSPRQPAQNRESTPLASGPSSFQRAGSVRDRVHKFTSDSPMAARLQDGTPRAALSPLTPARLLGPSLTSTTPASSSSGSSSRGPSDTSSRFSKEQQGVAQPLAQLRSCPQEEGPRGRGLAARPLENRAGGPVARSEEPGALLPVAVGTAEPGGSMKTTFTIEIKDGRGQASTGRVLLPTGNQRAELTLGLRAPPTLLSTSSGGKSTITRVNSPGTLARLGSVTHVTSFSHAPPSSRGGCSIKMEPEPAEPLAAAVEAANGAEQTQVNKAPEGRCPLSAEELMTIEDEGVLDKMLDQSTDFEERKLIRAALRELRQRKRDGSGSTMMQTKTFSSSSSSKKMGSIFDREDQASPRAGSLAALEKRQAEKKKELMKAQSLPKTSASQARKAMIEKLEKEGAAGSPGGPRAAVQRSTSFGVPNANSIKQMLLDWCRAKTRGYEHVDIQNFSSSWSDGMAFCALVHNFFPEAFDYGQLSPQNRRQNFEVAFSSAETHADCPQLLDTEDMVRLREPDWKCVYTYIQEFYRCLVQKGLVKTKKS; encoded by the exons ATGAACGATGTGGAGGAATTGACTGCACTG TTGCGAAGCGCTGGTGAGTATGAGGAGCGCAAGCTGATCCGAGCTGCCATCCGCCGTGTACGGGCTCAGGAGATTGAGG CTGCCACCTTGGCTGGGAGGTTGTACAGCGGGCGTCCCAACAGTGGCTCAAGAGAGGACAGCAAGGGGCTAGCGGCACACAGGCTGGAACAGTGTGAG GTGCCAGAGCGAGAGGAACAGGAACAGCAGGCAGAGGTTTCAAAGCCAACCCCCACCCCTGAAGGCATCAACCAGGATGTGACCACAGTGACACTCCTGCTGCGAGCCCCACCTGGGAGCACATCCAGCTCACCTGCCTCACCCAGCAGTTCACCCACCCCTGCCTCTCCTGAGCCTCCATTGGAGCCTGCCGAGGCCCAGTGCCTTACAGCTGAGGTTCCAGGCAGCCCAGAGCCACCCCCCAGCCCACCCAAGACCACCAGCCCTGAGCCTCAGGAGTCTTCAACGCTCCCCAGCACTGAGGGCCAGGTGGTCAACAAG CTTCTGTCTGGCCCCAAAGAGACCCCTGCTGCCCAGAGCACCACCAGAGGCCCCTCTGACACCAAGAGAGCAG ACGTGGCTGGACCCCGACCCTGCCAACGCTCCCTGTCGGTGCTCAGCCCCCGCCAACCAGCCCAGAACCGAG AGTCCACCCCCCTTGCCAGCGGACCTTCCTCATTCCAGCGGGCTGGCTCTGTGCGGGATCGTGTCCACAAGTTCACATCTGATTCTCCTATGGCTGCTAGGCTCCAGGATGGCACACCCCGGGCTGCCCTAAGTCCCCTGACCCCCGCAAGGCTCCTGGGCCCCTCCCTCACCAGCaccacccctgcctcctcctccagcgGCTCCTCCTCTCGGGGCCCCAGTGATACCTCCTCCCGGTTCAGCAAGGAGCAACAAGGAGTAGCCCAGCCCCTGGCCCAGCTTCGAAGCTGCCCCCAGGAGGAGGGCCCCAGGGGGCGGGGCTTGGCTGCTAGGCCCCTTGAAAACAGAGCAGGGGGGCCTGTGGCACGTTCAGAGGAGCCTGGTGCCCTGCTGCCCGTGGCCGTCGGCACTGCCGAGCCAGGGGGCAGTATGAAGACCACATTCACCATCGAGATCAAGGACGGCCGTGGCCAGGCCTCCACAGGCCGGGTGCTGCTGCCCACAGGCAACCAGAGGGCAG AACTGACACTGGGGCTGCGGGCGCCCCCGACCTTACTCAGCACCAGTAGTGGGGGCAAGAGCACCATCACCCGTGTCAACAGCCCTGGGACCCTGGCTCGGCTGGGCAGTGTCACTCATGTCACCAGCTTCAGCCATGCCCCCCCCAGTAGCCGAGGAGGCTGCAGCATCAAG ATGGAACCAGAGCCAGCAGAGCCTCTCGCTGCAGCAGTGGAAGCGGCCAATGGGGCTGAGCAGACCCAAGTGAACAAAGCACCAGAAGGGCGGTGCCCTCTGAGCGCTGAGGAGCTGATGACTATTGAGGATGAAGGAGTCTTGGACAAGATG CTGGATCAGAGCACGGACTTTGAAGAGCGGAAGCTCATCCGGGCTGCACTTCGTGAGCTCCGACAAAGGAAGAGAG atggcagtggcAGCACCATGATGCAAACCAAgaccttctcctcttcctcctcatccaAGAAGATGGGCAG CATCTTCGACCGCGAGGACCAGGCCAGCCCACGGGCCGGCAGCCTGGCGGCGCTCGAGAAACGGCAGGCCGAGAAGAAGAAAGAGCTGATGAAGGCGCAGAGTCTGCCCaagacctcagcctcccaggcgcGCAAGGCCATGATTGAGAAGCTGGAGAAGGAGGGCGCGGCCGG CAGCCCTGGCGGACCCCGCGCAGCCGTGCAGCGATCCACCAGCTTCGGGGTCCCCAACGCCAACAGCATCAAGCAGATGCTGCTGGACTGGTGCCGAGCCAAGACTCGCGGCTACGAG CACGTCGACATCCAGAACTTCTCCTCCAGCTGGAGTGATGGGATGGCCTTCTGTGCCCTGGTGCATAACTTCTTCCCTGAGGCCTTCGACTATGGGCAGCTTAGCCCTCAGAACCGACGCCAGAACTTCGAGGTGGCCTTCTCATCTGCGGA GACCCATGCGGACTGCCCGCAGCTCCTGGATACAGAGGACATGGTGCGGCTTCGAGAGCCTGACTGGAAGTGCGTGTACACGTACATCCAGGAGTTCTACCGCTGTCTGGTCCAGAAGGGGCTGGTAAAAACCAAAAAGTCCTAA